The genomic window TTCACATACTTCATTCATAGCACTGTGGTACTACCCTGAAGTGGGTTCAATTTTGTGGAGTGATCCCCTGTGTGCCATGATCTTGATATGGTATATTTGATGTTCAGTGTGCTACTTTTATCCAGTATTTACCTTTTTTCACATCTGTATGAATTGGTGTATCTTTTAGCTTATCAGATGAGGATCCCATATCTCAGCAATATACTGAGTACTGATTGCATCCACTGCTAACAGTTTTTGTGTAATGACATGAATTATCGTAATAGGTTTTTGCACGAATGAGTCCTTACACTTTAGGAAGGGCAGCATGTGTCTGCCGCAAGTGGAGATATACTATCCGTAATCCCAGTTTATGGCGCCCTTTGTGCCTAAAAACTTGGCAGGTACTTATATTCCTGTTAaagcaattttttttaatttgcaaCAACATCAACTGAAACATATAAACCTGCTTGTGAAGATGTCTGGAGCAGAAACAAACTACAAGATTGCCCAGTCTATGTACGGGGGTTCTTGGAGGAAAATGTGGGTTCAGAGGCCAAGGATTCGTAGTGATGGTAAATACTCACTAAGCACCATTCGATGTGCTTGAGACAAAGTCCTCATAATGACTTTTTGATTGCTTCCATTCAAAAACTTCTTTGGTTTAGGGTACTAGTTTTCATATGGTTAGCTGGTTCATCACAATATATCTGTCTGAGTCTGCTGATGTTATAGATAATGAATGCATTCTTCAATGGCCACCCAGTAACATACTGGTAGTTCCTTTTTGTCTTTGTGATTTAACATCTATTGCTATTCTGGTAAATCAGTGATTTTTCTAACACAAGGAGTGTTGAGAAGGAAAATTGCCTTTCCCCACTGTAGTGCCCCTGAATAAAGGCTAACTTTTTTCTGGAAAACCCTTTGTATCTTTCATTTTATATTAGACATCACTTGTAGGCTGAATGTTCATGAACAAAGACTGTATCTGCACCAAGTACTAGAGGGATTCTCATACGATCACATTTTTCACCAAGACTAGAAAAGTAGAACAAAGGAAATTTTTCTTAAGATAAAAGTTCAAATCTCAGTAACATAGATCTATGTGTACTCCTTTTCCTTAAAAGAAAAAAGGATCCTGCAACATTTAAGTATGTCATACTTATTTTATCTCTTCATGATTCTGCAGTCCGTTAAATTAAGCTTCCCTCATTTATGTTCTATTGTCAGGCATACCTTTTTATTGGCATGAAAAGGGGAAAAAACTGACTTAAACCTTTCTCATTTTATTAGGCCTGTACGTGAGTAGGAATACTTATATTCGTACTGGAGTTGCAGAGTGGAAAGTTACAAATCCTGTCCATGTGGTATGATATGTTTTTATGGCTTTATAGTTACAATTGTCTATGGGCGGTTTACATTGTGGTTTACATGTCAGATGGTTATTGATTGAGAGAAAACAAATCCTTATATTGGGCATGTGGGTTATTCATTTTCTCCTCGAGTGGGCCCTATCCTTTTAGGCTTTGATCTATAACTATCTCTACTGCTTTGTAGGTCTGTTACTATCGTTACTTGAGATTTTATCCAAGTGGGAAGTTCATCTACAAGGTTGTAATCATGAACTGGTGAAAGTGGTCGGTAGAAGTTTGTTCTATATATTATATTGTCCTGATGGTTTTATTTTATACTACCAGGTTTCTTCTCAAAGAGTAAAGGAGGTGGCAAAGTGCATGAATTTCCGTGCATCTAAGGCAGACTGTGTTTTTAAGGGTGACTACATATTAGCTGAAGACCATGTCTGTATTCAAAAGCCTTAAAACTCTCTCCAAATACATGCTTCTAAAAGTCTATCACGTTGGCAGTGCTAGATAAGTAGTTCGTTTTCAAGATGCTAGAAATTTTTTGACTCGTTTATCCATATCTTGTTCTGTTTTTTGCAGGTTGAAGCTGTCCTGTTGTACCGAGGCTCACGCCACACTCTTTTAAGGATGCTCCTAAGGTATTCTGTTAATAATACTGCTCATTATGGTACCTTCTAGCATCATTTAGCTTTAAAGTGCACAGCTGAAGCTTCAGTGCACCTACGTGCATCAACTGCTAAATTGTTACGCCACATATATGGATGCACTTCCAGGTTCTTTTTAAACTGGTGGTTTTTTGCAGGCTTAGAGGTACTACAATTGGGGCAAACAATCGGCTGGATCTTTTAAAACTTCTTACAACTGGTGTAAATGAAAGTGAAATAAGCAATCGGGAAGACATGCTTGCAGTTGTAGAAGGTTGGCAGGAGGATGAGACGCACAACCCTGATGTACCTGCTATTTCTCACAGAAGGGGTTTGACACCCTTTGTATTTGTTCCATTTGAGGAGGTATGGGACTTTCTAGCTAATGCTGTACTATTAGTGAAATAGTCACTAGAGTTAGTTGCTCTTTAATTCTAGTTTATACAGTTTCGTTTGTGTGTACCATTCGTTTTACTTTTCTTTCTGACCATGTTCAATATTCAGCTGACAAACTTCATTGATTCTTTGAGAACCTTAGGAAAGcagtaactttttttttttttctttttttgtgtatATGAAATCATTTCCACCTTTGGTAAGCATCTGGTTATATGAAAGTTAATACACTTAGCAAAATAGATACATCTTGTAGTGGGCCTCTTTGATGATTTCAATTTGTTGCTTAACCTTATTTTGGATCTGGGGCAATGCACATCTCAAATATGCACTTTATGCCACCTGGCAAGTTAATTACTGCTAGCTTTGCATGCTGGTTGACTAATCCGTGCCTCCAGCTTCTACAGCAGCTGACTTTGTTATTAGTTGTGCCACGGAAGAATTGATATATATTATTAGCATGAGTGTACATCCACTGTGAGTTCACTTCTGATTTGAATTTCTTCAGAGGTTTGAATTCATTTCAAACAGACAGGTTTTGCCTTCCTGTTGAGGCATTCTTCATTTTGTTATTATTGGCTTTGAGAGCATTTTCTGCCCTTTGAAACAAATGGtttcttttaaaatttgaatatcaGGAGTGGAGCTCTGAAGCAATTGGTGCTTTTATTGTTTGTTGTTATGAAACTGTGTGTTTCACCACCTTCTGCGGTTACTCTATCTAGTTTTGACCACAAAGATTATCCTCTGATGTTAAAATATTAGTTAGACTATTTTGAAGCATAAAACTGCTTAAATAGGATATCAAATGGGCGACTCTGAATAGATAAAATATATTCAGGGGGTGCTTGGTTCGctattggaatcgaaatcggaatggaaatcagaatggcttggaatcggaatGACCAAATCCTTTGAAGCGCTTGGTTCGTGACCGAAATCGGAATTGGAATTggattgaaaatttgaatccatagagaagagtagggatCGAGTTCTATATATATTGGATCATTCCTATTTCACTCTGGAATCGGAATGGGATTCCTCTCAACCGAATGGTTGGAATAGAAGTCACCCATTCCCATTCTGATTCCAGATCTCCACTCCCCCCAACCAAGCACCCCCTCAGTGTATTATGTAAAGTAGTTTGACCTAGAAACTAAGTGAAATAGGCAGTATTGGCAAAATATGCAAACTATCTGAGGATATAAAGCGTTAATATACAGTGAACTCTGTGCATGGGTTAAATGGGTGAAGTTGGCAGTCAAATGTCTGGAAAACATATAATAACCTGTTTTGGATGGAGAACAAATAATTTATTCCCTTATTATTGTTAGTACTACtactattattatcattattatactTCATTCCTGTGGATACAATGGAATAACAATCATATCTTCTGGACATGTTACAGGTGGAAACATCAGTTCTAAATCTTCCTGTGGACAAGATGGATTACTTTGTTCCTGGCTGATGCTGAAGTGCTTGGTGTTTCATGTAAATGTATacatgcttgtttttatttttgattggtATCTTCACCAAACATTGTCATCTTTATCAAGAACTTTGTTTTCGCTTCAAGGAACCTTGATCATGGAAGCTATGTTCTGCCAGTGACATGCAACCCTTGTATGATTGTTTTGGTATCAGAACCATCTAGCTTTATTTTTAATCCTCCAATCTGGACAAGTTTTTAAGGGTACAATGTAAAGCTCTCATAGTTATATTGATCGGCTTTGGATGCTTGCAGGATCCAGGGTTCTCTTGTTTAAGAAGAAATTTGTTCTTTTCTACTTTCTTAAGCTTGTGCTGGATAATAGGAGTTGCAATTGCTGGCACACTTACAGTCATGTTGTGCTTCCAATCCATTTGTTTTAGAGAAACCTATATGGAAGCGGAAGAAGGAAACATGTCAACTGTGTAACACTTTACGCCATGAAACATGTTAATAATGCAGTGTTATTAGGTGTTGTGAAAGTATTTGATGCATTTTTCATTATGCCGTTTGGTGCCTGCAGCCACATGTTGTTCTTTTCATATTCCAGGGACTCGATTCTGGCAGTGAAATAAACTGTATTTAGCCATCTGTTCCTATCAACTTGACGTCGATCTTGGTTGGGTCTTTACATGTGTTGTGGATCAACTTGATGTATAATTGGTCATCTACCTATGGTTGCCCCTTTCCATAttgatcaatatttttcataagcaAAGAAAATCTCTTAAGAAAATTTGTGACTGTGTATGCAAGGGAAAGGATCATATCCTTATGCTAATGAAATTTTCAAGTGTTAATGAACTTTAATTCTGAGATAGAGAATCAAGGTAAATAATACTTTGTatacttctctctctctctcaagaaaaaaaaaaatcttgccaGACATACAGGGAAGGATGTATCCTAATCACACCAGATTTTACCTCGGAGGGGAAGAACCGTGACTTATATTAGTGGCAAGGAGGAGAGGAGGAGACTAGGAGTCTAGGGTTTATGCATGGTaagtaatttataaaataaattcttTGGGAAggaattttaaaattagaaagtAAATATTAGCTAATCCTTTCCTGAGATACACTAAGATGCAGCCTTCCCCTTCACAATCAATGCAAATATCTTAAAAGATCTATGAATATATAGGAGAAAAAGAACATATGCTAACACAATCTCTCTGCATTAATGAACTTTATTTCATGAGAGAATCAAGGTTAACAATATCTTGTAcaagattatttttttatgattagggGAAGAATCTAATCCCATCACACCCTTCAGTAGGTCCTGATTTTATCTCAAGGGGAGGAACCAAGACTTGTATTTCAGGAAAGAACCAGGACTGGATACGGATGACCAGGGTTCATGCATACGAGTCTTTTTAAAATTACAAAGTAATTACTGACTAGATCCTTTCCCTGGATTTGCCCTAGCCTGTTAACATCTATATATGAAGACCACCCATTACCCAAAGGCACTCTCATCACATCAAGCCCTTGTTCTCAGCCACTTCAATGGTTGATGGTTCCATTCTGCTAATCCAATTCTCTTTATAGCCTTAAGTTCCAATCTCCATAAAACAAGTAAGGCCTTTGTAAGAGGACAAGCTCCAGGAATTATCATTGCATAAAGTCATGCCCAACTGAAGAAGCCCTCACAACTTCATCAACAGCTTGTAGCCATCCCCTCCTTTCATCTGTCATTGTTGATCCTACATTTCAACATTCTAATAATTTCAAGTATGTGAATGCAAGAAAAACCAATGTCATTAGGTTTCTCTTGGTGCCTGCATAGCATCAATTAGAGCAGGTTTCATAGGTCAAGAGTAGGAAAAATCAAAATCATCTAGTCCAGTTAATTATTATTGTTATTCTTGTGAAGCTCATGATTCATAATGACTCGAGGAAATGCTTGTCTGTGTGTTTGTCAATCTATCTTCTAGTTTTATTCTACCTGTAGTGATCTCACAAATAGCATGGGCACTCTATCTCTTAAGATAAAAGCAAGGCTTTGCTATTCATCTTATAACCAATTAAACGAACACCATCATGTAGCTTCTCTATCTTCACACTTTGCTTCTCTTCCTTTCCATCTTGGTTCATTTGTTAAgagattttctctttcttttgttcCTTATTTGATGGGTGAGTTGGGATCAAATATGAAAGACTGATAGCATCCCTTAAAGGTGCTAACGTCCCCATGGAGGGTCTATGAATCTGCAATGGTGCTCTATGTAGGGCACTCATTCAGTTTGTGGGACATCCATCTGCACGTTCATCCCTCACTTTCCTCTCATCCTCCTTTCTTTAAGACTTACAAGCTGACATGAGAGGCAAAAAGTGATGGAAGAAGGCAAGGATGGGTTCTTCATGGGGAAAGCACAACGGCGGTCAGCAGAAGAACTAGGGCATATGCAGACCTAAGGAGGAGCAATTACATCAATAAATATCATAAGGCATCTGACGCACTGAATATGAGATCCAGATGATCAAAGTTAGTCCACTCCAAAGCATTAGTCAGCTCAGGCACCAAAGGAGGAGATCCAGAGTAATGGAAGTTACCAAGGGTAAGAGCTTTAGTGTCTTCCTGAGTCCTGACCATCTTTTTCAATAGCTATCCATTACAGTATCCAGTAATGATCATTCAAGCTGGAACAGGTCATATTTGCTCATGAGTTATGATATAaattctctttcattttttgcaTGCACAGGGTGTTAGACTTGCACTGGACCAACAACAGGAGGTCATTCAACTTGTGGATTGGTTTCCAATGTTTGGATGTTGGTGGGAGTCACTAAGTATTGGATGCATAAGCAGAGAATTCACATGGCTTGCTACTTGTTTCAACCTTCAGTCTTATTATAATAAAGTTCCTTTgttcccctctttttctgaatttaCAACCTTACTGATCATTACTTCTTGGTGGGGAAAAGGCCTCAAGGCCATTAGATTTATGTAGTGTGCACTTTTAAATTGAAGCCTGAGGGATGTCTCCCAACTATTATTGATTTGTTAGCAAACATCTTTGACTAACCAATTTCTATATTTCAAGTTTCACATGATTCATCTTGATCATGATCTATCGCAATGCTTTCTTCCCCATTATCATCATAATCACCAAAGCTTATACATAACCAAGTCTTGTTCAAGGTAGGCATTGCCATTATCTGCATCCACCCCAGATCCGCTACAGTTTTGGAATGAAGACCCATCCTACCACTGATTCTAAACAGATTGAGTAAAATCCACCCCATTAGGTCAGGTCAGGTACTGATGGGGCAAAGTAAATTGCTACCCCTAGATATGTGGCATGCAACAACTAGTTCAGTTCAAACTTAATAAGAAGAACATTACATGTGAGTGCCCATTCAAGCTAAGCATAGAAGATAAGTCCTCTCACTAAATTTGAGTTTTGAAGAAGTCTTGGCAAGCCACATGCCAACAtaagttcaagtacattataagACAAATTACCTCCAAGTcctattaaatttaaatattatagatAAGTTTTATTTACGGAATTTAAACTAGTCCAGGCAAGTGGCCTGTAGGGACTATCTCAAACTTATTGACTCTATTCTTACATACAAGCCGCTGTATAATGTACATATTGCAAATGAGTCTCTTTGTGTTAAGGTTTTGTCATTGCAATTCTCATTCCTCCATCTGTCCCACCTGTGATATaagatatttatttgataattacaCCATTTTGACCTAATTATTTCCAAGCCTATAACCAGAAGACTTTTGCCTTGGCTATTCCTAGGATTCCAATCCAGTTTTTAAAATCCATGTGTGCTTGGTTTTCTTGAAATCTTCTTGATAAGCTTAGTCTGGTTCCTGAAATTGGATGCAACTGAGATGCTTCTTAACATTGCCACGAATAAGATACAATGTGAAGAGATTTATAATAAGGATTCCATATACCAAAGTCAGAGAGGACTCATATGAACAGTTTACACAATTGTTTGTGCGCATCATTTTAtttgttattgttgttgttgtttttttaattttttatattatatatacatatatagtttGAGGTACATTGGGTTAGACAGATAACTATTACATCTAACCTTGCTTTTTTAAAACTTTAAGTGGTGTGGTTAGGTATGTTAAGCAGTGAAAAAAGTTCCATCACCATGGATCTCAGTATTACGGCCATCAAAAAGGGCATGCGTGTAATGCAATTTTTGAATAGAGTTATACCTATTGCTAGAGGGGGCACCTCACCATTGGCTAGAGTGCGACCAAGCTCTTGCAAGGCCTAGGTCATTTTAGGTGCTGACTAGTATCGAAGTACCACGCCTACCATAGATGTAACTATACCAACCATACAATCTCATCTCGCTAACAAGGCATTAAAAAAAGGTTCTTCCTGAGATGAACCTAAATTTGCATCATGAGAGTTCCATTCTATAGGAATCCCGTTCCTTATGTGGGTGTCTAGAGCACTGATCTTTTAAAGAAATCCATGTTAAAAACTGAAATCTAATTTTTCCTTTAATATAGATTGCTTGCAATAAACACTTCATATGAACATATGAAATGTTTCCCCGAAAAAAGttcattttttcatttttcttttctgtgTGTGCATGTTTGTGCATGCAGAAGTGGGTGGGGGGAGGGGCCAAGGCACTTAGGGGGCGTTTGGTTGGGGGTGGGGGTTTAGAGCCTGAAATGGGAATGGGTGGCTTCCATTCCAACTATTTGGTTGGGGGGAGTCCCACTTTGATTCCGATTACCGAGAAAGAATAGGATGGCCCAATCCCTCTAAAACCCAATCCTAATTCTCCCCTAAGGATTCAAATCACAATTCCTATTCCGATTCCAGTCACAAACCAAACGCTTCGGAGGGTATGACCATTCTGATGCCCATTCCAATTTATTTTGATTCCGATTCCGACTTTGATTCCAGTCGCGAACTAAACACCCCCTTAATGttttttattctctcttttttttttccttggaagAAAAAGGGTTTTAACTAACAAACAACCTAGTTATGAGACACTTCTCAGCCTATGATTTAAGGTTGAACATGCCACCGATGTGTTGTGAATGATACCCATACTATTGGATGGATATCAAGGATTTACTGTACAGAAGTTCCAGCCATACAATTTATCTGATCTCCAGCTGACTGAGGTTTCccagaaaaaaaattaaacagaTAGATGGCTATAATTTTTCCATACATAACTGACCTGGATTTCACAATTAAAGCAAATCTCTCAAAGGGCCTATAAATACATGAGAGGCAAAGAACCTATACTCACTGAATCTTGAGCATTAATGAAATTGATTCTGGGAGAAATAACGTAGACTACCAATATATTATATGGGATTCATCTTttataaaaaagagaagaacccaGCCTTGTCTAAACCCGtacaagatctaaattttactttAAGTGAAATAATTGACTCTAATGCATGGTGGGGAGAAGAACGAAGACACATAATCATGACAACAAGGATTTTGAAAAGTGCAATTTTTAGGCACAAGTGAAAATATTGTCACTGAACTAATCAAACTTAAGCTATACATCATTTCACATTCCATTCGAAACCAATTTTATAAATACTAACATCAATTCTTTAAAAAGCATTCTAAAAAGAGATCCATTCAATTTGAGCAAAAATGTCATTTGCCAACCTATAAAGCAATTTTACCAAGTTCAGATTAATACTAATAGTAATCTTGCCAGGATGAATCTTGTCTTTCAAAATGAATAGCCAAGCAAATTGAAGAAAAGGCCATAACAACTTTTCCTTATTTTGATAGTCTTGGGCTGATTAAGCTGAGAAGTCAACTCCATGAAAACTTCAACCATCTTAGTATATTTGTTGGTTGCACCAGAAAGTTGGGAGTGATTCATATTCAGAGAATCAGTACATATAAATTACCTATTTTATGTTCCACAGGAAAACACAAGTAACTTCCAAGCATATCACAGGAAATATGAATACAAAAGGAACTCATTCACTAGGATTAAATGG from Elaeis guineensis isolate ETL-2024a chromosome 9, EG11, whole genome shotgun sequence includes these protein-coding regions:
- the LOC105051930 gene encoding F-box protein 7 — its product is MASDISIPVPSEVSSFSSLRTVEFLGTERPWLNLYGIRVRPVAPFGSVSSKPFSDPALIHRCLPDELLFEVFARMSPYTLGRAACVCRKWRYTIRNPSLWRPLCLKTWQMSGAETNYKIAQSMYGGSWRKMWVQRPRIRSDGLYVSRNTYIRTGVAEWKVTNPVHVVCYYRYLRFYPSGKFIYKVSSQRVKEVAKCMNFRASKADCVFKGDYILAEDHVEAVLLYRGSRHTLLRMLLRLRGTTIGANNRLDLLKLLTTGVNESEISNREDMLAVVEGWQEDETHNPDVPAISHRRGLTPFVFVPFEEVETSVLNLPVDKMDYFVPG